Proteins encoded in a region of the Falco rusticolus isolate bFalRus1 chromosome 12, bFalRus1.pri, whole genome shotgun sequence genome:
- the LOC119156088 gene encoding cullin-9-like: MCYTATSQVLYPAGSQISSHSKACAQPPFPSSCFPSVSAGTVPVMVNERHNGNLLVRLGPKLQAYPGELLRQRRGHDGQPEYLIQWSIVSLEERAVGGSSASSAETKPENILMWMSAEEVCASCPALLGKRKLEGQWVKEEKAASPFAAEVPLDEASLLEMKADVRSLVQRAGRQMAETGAPESSILNTIHVLSAYASIGSLAGAFKETGALDLLMKMLCHKEKQIRRSAGKMLRALASHDAGSWAYVLLSLSQQDGIEQHMDFDSRYTLLELFAETTSSEEQCMSFEGIHLPQIPGKLLFVLVKRYLCVTSLMDKLSSGMEPGWEQQDCAVPSLLPEERSRVKQEFEFSMAMANLILEVVHVMGWDPSHKPELLPQQELRPRTTRSIFQHSTTSCTIAQAAPTPPPKEPSIFKTRSAFPSRSSYVEYVQANLVHGMWVRMLEDYEQVSAGDEGEFRQSNDGTPPVQVYWQALGCTYWVHWHMVEIIGPLGQEDHEHQEKVSTLARSHKLAAVAQPFFCKPFAGLYSLPYLGEQPTKAAEALSRAEWWELLFFVKKLEEQEQKEIICLIHQEQAEQLLEMDEEALIQLSVPVELAQKVLRVLEKQCQGSAQRDLRGSRIYAKYFLGSGARQGGKGSPAVSSEGAGCRSTVPEATMAKAAKEDLSAAPVPPQAPVVAVKSDSQLFSELLEREGLFFPEVTEEQIKVLGSSEGVSERGSLAEIAAVVDVVQSSSSEVGLRLAGLKHIMKILEEEPEAEPESESESEQQFGKSLGRLGSRSIGEKLVKVAVELLSAEVSEKALVVVTLQLLPVLMAKYEWRVPFATEGGVRAVLACMQQHASSAVVQQAGLAALKVLVGAVAGEAGGASGNPLPLNHADAQMMREIFASIGSASGKGSASPLSAIPAAMSTMQRVPGGFSGVQNGLLVVNMLIDGHRGLAEQLVSCDLPAVLQSCWWDRQGSGCPHAMLALSVINRLAEHRLPVGPEVAGREAPLEVRDVQMLLGSLGDSVLSKDVVVALERQLCGEGPILSGEAAQLLQDRRCFRLLLRSFELLRAEKAVSLSILRILNKFLDGYQEDVLPWHECVEPCLSSLSAQSCDWEVVQKVIGFLHRLATTSKDCVVVMCHVGAREALSKALEKHSTAPSLAPALLELVTDCEKYASLYKKLTTSILAGCIQLVLGQIEEHRRSHQAISIPFFDVFLRNLCKGSSVEVKEDKCWEKVQVSSNPHRASKLTDRNPKTYWESNGSTGSHFITVHMQCGVVIREMSMLVASEDSSYMPARVVVLGGDSPATIRTELNAVTILPSDSRVILLENMTRFWPIIQIRVKRCQQGGIDTRVRGIEVLGPKPTFWPVFKEQLCRRTFLSCTARAHAWCQEICQDRGRLLQLFGRLNRALQHEQSFADRFLPDDEAARALGRTCWEALVNPVVRSITSPDPQGASPLAWLLSKYLESVEPPHHATSCGAVFGSRVRRLTQLLVHVDPGGPEPEEARAAGGKEGKSKEAAARAAKAVVKSGDLESIWQCWRGVVQQQVQQFLEAAGQAPDLVERYCRLYQRLRSATAELFGQRAAFVLALGRGFAGALLQLSFLTALHVSEQFARYLDRQIQELRGAAGSTAPLQQLQQLLEPFVVFSGLELAHTFEHFYRHYLGDRLLAQGPSWLEGAVVEQIGLCFPSRFPQDMLSNLAESEELQQQFCLFQLQEQDRWLLELDTGLDKTLGTVSVVHEPEVKVLALSPHCWPVSPFCYMDEPGRFFSAALSSPLDEFANFCRRRQSQLGWECTKPRRLQWTWLGHAELQFGDCVLHVSTLQMYILLCFNGAEEVAVEALLQATGLPAELVHHALTPLTHGEGVLVRSCAVGAPDVLRLNQAALARSSGRHLRLLPQQRYLRAERAEVSALERKRNVLCCLITRILKVEKQLHIDNLVFRVIDACQKGELGPGLQFLSFCCHSVDVLSCILHLLSQGYLRRQEERPHVLEYISAEPTPSPTSQAQPQVAFQTVEIKTAASPASAGRRQTFSTFR; the protein is encoded by the exons CACAAGTGCTGTACCCTGCAGGATCACAGATTTCTAGCCATAGCAAAGCTTGTGCTCAGCCAcctttccccagctcctgcttcccctCTGTCTCTGCAGGCACAGTTCCTGTCATGGTGAACGAGAGGCACAATGGCAACCTGCTCGTGCGCCTGGGACCCAAACTACAGGCTTACCCAGGGGAGCTGCTCCGGCAGCGTCGGGGCCATGATGGCCAGCCTGAATACCTGATCCAGTGGAGTATTGTCAGCTTGGAAGAGAGAGCAGTGGGAGGCAGCAGTGCCTCCTCTGCAGAGACCAAGCCAGAGAACATCTTGATGTGGATGTCTGCAGAAGAGGTCTGTGCCAGCTGCCCGGCGCTGCTGGGCAAGAGGAAGCTGGAAGGGCAGTGGGTGAAAGAGGAGAAGGCAGCCAGCCCATTTGCTGCAGAAGTCCCACTGGATGAAGCCTCGCTGCTGGAGATGAAGGCTGATGTCAGGAGCCTGGTGCAGCGAGCTGGCCGGCAGATGGCTGAGACCGGGGCCCCTGAGTCCTCCATTCTCAACACCATCCACGTGCTGAGCGCGTACGCCAGCATTGGCTCACTAGCGGGTGCCTTCAAGGAGACGGGAGCCCTCGACTTGCTGATGAAGATGCTGTGCCACAAGGAGAAGCAAATCCGCCGCAGTGCTGGCAAGATGCTAAGGGCCCTGGCTTCGCATGATGCAG ggagctgggcctATGTCCTGCTGTCTCTGAGCCAGCAGGATGGCATTGAGCAGCATATGGACTTCGACAGTCGCTACACCTTGCTGGAGCTGTTCGCTGAGACAACATCCTCTGAAGAGCAGTGCATGTCCTTTGAGGGGATTCACCTTCCGCAG AtccctgggaagctgctgtTCGTCCTGGTGAAGCGCTACCTGTGTGTCACTTCTCTCATGGACAAGCTCAGCAGTGGCATGGAGCCCGGATGGGAGCAGCAGGACTGCGCTGtgcccagcctgctccctgaGGAGAGGAGCCGTGTGAAGCAGGAGTTTGAATTCAGCATGGCTATGGCAAACCTTATCTTGGAGGTGGTGCACGTGATGGGCTGGGACCCCAGCCAcaagccagagctgctgccccaaCAGGAGCTGCGGCCACGCACCACCCGCTCCATcttccagcacagcaccacGTCCTGCACTATTGCTCAAGCAGCCCCCACTCCTCCACCAAAAGAGCCCAGCATCTTCAAGACGCGCTCAGCCTTCCCAAGTCGCAGCAGCTATGTAGAGTATGTGCAAGCAAACCTGGTGCATGGCATGTGGGTGCGCATGCTGGAGGACTATGAGCAGGTTAGCGCTGGTGACGAGGGGGAGTTCCGCCAGAGCAACGATGGCACACCGCCCGTGCAG GTGTACTGGCAAGCCCTGGGCTGTACTTACTGGGTTCACTGGCACATGGTGGAGATCATAGGCCCTTTGGGGCAAGAGGATCATGAGCACCAGGAGAAGGTGTCCACTCTGGCACGCAGCCACAAACTGGCAGCAG tTGCGCAGCCATTTTTCTGCAAGCCCTTTGCGGGGCTGTACTCCCTGCCTTACCTGGGGGAGCAGCCGACCAAGGCTGCAGAGGCCCTGAGCCGTGCCGAGTGGTGGGAGCTGCTCTTCTTTGTGAAGAAGCTggaagagcaggagcagaaagagaTCATTTGTCTCATCCATCAGGAGCAGGCGGAGCAG CTGTTGGAGATGGACGAAGAAGCCCTGATCCAGCTGTCAGTACCCGTGGAGCTGGCCCAGAAGGTGCTTCGGGTCTTGGAGAAGCAGTGCCAGGGCAGCGCTCAGCGTGACCTGCGTGGCTCCCGCATCTACGCCAAATACTTCCTTGGTAGCGGGGCCAGGCAGGGTGGCAAGGGGAGCCCTGCTGTGTCCTCAGAGGGTGCCGGCTGCAGGAGCACCGTCCCTGAAGCCACGATGGCCAAGGCAGCAAAGGAAGACCTCTCTGCAGCCCCAGTGCCGCCCCAAGCCCCGGTTGTGGCAGTGAAGTCGGATTCGCAGCTGTTCAGTGAGCTCCTTGAGAGGGAAGGGCTGTTCTTCCCAGAGGTGACAGAGGAGCAGATCAAAG tGTTAGGCAGCTCCGAGGGGGTGAGCGAGAGGGGCTCGCTGGCCGAGATTGCAGCTGTGGTGGACgtggtgcagagcagcagctcagaggtgGGGCTGCGCTTAGCTGGGCTCAAGCACATCATGAAGATCCTGGAGGAGGAGCCTGAGGCTGAGCCCGAGTCCGAGTCCGAGTCCGAGCAGCAATTCGGCAAatccctgggcaggctggggagcaggagtATTGG GGAAAAGCTGGTGAAGGTGGCAGTGGAGCTGCTGAGCGCTGAGGTGTCAGAGAAGGCCCTGGTGGTGGTGACGCTGCAGTTGCTGCCTGTGCTCATGGCGAAGTACGAGTGGCGCGTGCCGTTTGCCACGGAGGGTGGTGTGCGGGCTGTGCTGGCCTGCATGCAGCAGCACGCCTCCTCCGCCGTGGTGCAGCAGGCTGGCCTGGCG GCCCTGAaggtgctggtgggagctgtGGCTGGCGAGGCAGGCGGTGCCAGTGGAAATCCCTTGCCCCTGAACCATGCCGATGCACAGATGATGCGGGAGATCTTTGCCAGCATTGGCTCTGCCTCCGGCAAGGGCTCAGCAAGCCCGCTGAGTGCCATCCCTGCAGCCATGAGCACCATGCAGAGGGTTCCAGG GGGCTTCTCGGGCGTGCAGAACGGCTTGCTGGTGGTGAACATGCTGATCGACGGCCACCGGGGCCTGGCGGAACAGCTGGTGAGCTGCGATCTCCCcgcagtgctgcagagctgctggtgggacaggcagggcagtggCTGCCCTCATGCGATGCTGGCCCTCAGCGTGATCAACCGCCTTGCGGAGCACCGGCTACCCGTGGGCCCGGAGGTGGCAG GCAGAGAGGCCCCGCTGGAGGTGAGGGACGTGCAGATGCTTCTGGGCAGCCTAGGGGACAGTGTCTTGTCCAAGGACGTGGTGGTGGCCCTGGAGCGGCAGCTCTGTGGTGAAGGCCCCATCCTCTCTGGCGAGGcggctcagctgctgcaggaccgCAGGTgcttcaggctgctgctgcgcAGCTTTGAGCTGCTGCGGGCAGAGAAGGCTGTGAGCCTGAGCATCCTCAG GATCCTGAACAAGTTCCTGGATGGTTACCAGGAAGATGTGCTGCCGTGGCACGAGTGTGTGGAGCCCTGTTTGTCCTCCTTGAGTGCCCAGAGCTGTGACTGGGAG GTGGTGCAGAAGGTCATTGGCTTCCTGCACCGCCTGGCCACCACCAGCAAGGACTGCGTGGTGGTGATGTGCCACGTGGGCGCCCGCGAGGCTCTGTCCAAAGCCCTGGAGAAGCACAGCACGGCTCCGTCGCTGGCGCCAGCCCTGCTCGAGCTGGTGACGGACTGTGAGAAGTACGCCAGCCTCTACAAGAAGCTGACGACCAGCATCTTGGCTGGCTGCATCCAG CTGGTCCTGGGGCAGATTGAGGAGCACCGCCGGAGCCACCAGGCCATCAGCATCCCCTTCTTTGACGTCTTTCTGCGCAACCTGTGCAAAG GCTCCAGCGTGGAGGTGAAGGAGGACAAGTGCTGGGAGAAGGTgcaggtctcttccaaccccCACCGGGCCAGCAAGCTGACGGACAGGAACCCCAAGACCTACTGGGAGTCGAATGGCAGCACCGGCTCCCACTTCATCACTGTCCATATGCAGTGCGGTGTGGTGATCAG ggagatgAGCATGCTGGTGGCCAGCGAGGACTCCAGCTACATGCCGGCCCGCGttgtggtgctggggggagaCAGCCCTGCCACCATCAGAACCGAGCTGAATGCA GTGACCATCCTGCCCTCGGACAGCAGAGTGATCCTGCTGGAGAACATGACCCGCTTCTGGCCCATCATCCAGATCCGGGTGAAGCGGTGCCAGCAG GGTGGCATTGACACACGTGTGCGTGGCATCGAGGTGCTGGGTCCCAAGCCCACTTTCTGGCCCGTCTTCAAGGAGCAGCTGTGCCGGCGGACGTTCCTCTCCTGCACCGCTCGGGCTCATGCCTGGTGCCAGGAGATCTGCCAGGACCGGGGACgactgctgcagctctttggCAG GCTGAACCGGGCGCTGCAGCATGAGCAGAGCTTTGCTGACCGTTTCCTTCCCGATGACGAGGCGGCCCGGGCCTTGGGCAGGACGTGCTGGGAGGCCCTGGTGAACCCCGTGGTGCGGAGCATCACCAGCCCAG ACCCCCAGGGAGCCAGCCCCCTGGCCTGGCTGCTGAGCAAGTACCTGGAGAGCGTGGAGCCACCCCACCATGCCACAAGCTGCGGTGCCGTCTTTGGTTCCCGTGTGCGGCGCCTGACACAGCTCCTGGTGCACGTGGACCCTGGCGGCCCAGAGCCGGAGGAGGCAAGAGCAGCTG GcgggaaggaggggaagagcaAGGAGGCGGCGGCCAGGGCTGCGAAGGCGGTGGTGAAGTCGGGCGACCTGGAGAGCATCTGGCAGTGCTGGCGTGGtgtggtgcagcagcag GTGCAGCAGTtcctggaggcagcagggcaggcgCCAGACCTGGTGGAGCGATACTGCAGGCTGTACCAGCGCCTGCGCAGTGCCACGGCGGAGCTCTTTGGGCAGCGGGCTGCCTTTGTGTTGGCCCTGGGCCGGGGCTTCGCaggggctttgctgcagctctccTTCCTTACCGCCCTGCAC GTGAGTGAGCAGTTTGCCCGCTACCTTGACCGGCAGATCCAGGAGCTCCGTGGGGCTGCGGGCAGCACAGCGccgctgcagcagctgcagcagctgctggagccctTCGTCGTCTTCAGTGGCCTGGAGCTCGCCCACACCTTTGAGCACTTCTACCG GCACTACCTGGGGGACCGGCTCCTGGCACAAGGGCCGTCTTGGCTGGAAGGAGCCGTCGTGGAGCAGATCGGACTGTGCTTCCCCAGCCGCTTCCCCCAGGATATGCTGAGCAACTTGGCTGAGTCGGAGgagctccagcagcagttttgcctcttccagctgcaggagcaggacaggtggctgctggagctggacaCAGGGCTAGATAAG ACACTGGGGACAGTCTCTGTGGTACATGAGCCGGAGGTGAAGGTGCTGGCCCTGTCCCCGCACTGCTGGCCCGTTTCCCCATTCTGCTACATGGACGAGCCTGGGAGGTTTTTCTCGGCGGCGCTGAGCTCGCCCCTGGATGAGTTTGCCAACTTCTGCAGGCGGC GCCagagccagctgggctgggagtgCACGAAGCCCCGTCGGCTGCAGTGGACGTGGCTGGGCCATGCTGAGCTGCAGTTTGGAGACTGCGTCCTCCACGTGTCCACGCTGCAGATGTACATCCTGCTGTGCTTCAACGGCGCTGAG gaggtggctgtggaggctctgctgcaggctaCGGGTCTCCCTGCTGAGCTGGTGCACCACGCGCTGACACCGCTGACCCACGGCGAGGGCGTCCTGGTGCGGAGCTGCGCTGTGGGAG CTCCAGATGTGCTGCGGCTGAaccaggcagccctggcccgTTCGTCTGGCCGCCACCTgaggctgctgccccagcagaggTACCTGCGGGCGGAGAGGGCTGAGGTCAGCGCcctggaaaggaagaggaatgtCCTCTGCTGCCTCATCACCCGCATCCTCAAGGTGGAGAAGCAGCTCCACATTGACAACCTGGTGTTCAGG GTGATTGATGCCTGTCAGAAGGGTGagctggggccagggctgcagtTCCTGAGCTTCTGCTGCCACAGCGTGGACGTGCTGTCCTGCATCCTGCACCTGCTGAGCCAGGGCTATCTCCGGCGCCAGGAGGAGAGGCCTCATGTTTTGGAATACATCTCTGCGGAACCCACACCATCCCCTACCTCCCAGGCCCAGCCCCAGGTTGCCTTCCAGACTGTAGAGATCAAGACAGCAGCAagcccagcctctgctggaAGGAGACAGACTTTTTCCACCTTCAGGTAG